The sequence CTGCGCACCCTGGACGACGCCGAACGGCTGCGACCGGTGCTCGCGCGGCAGCACGACATCGTGGTCGTCGGCGCCGGCTGGATCGGCGCCGAGTTCGCCACCGCCGCCCGCGAGGCCGGCTGCGCGGTGACCGTCGTCGAGGCCGCCGACCGGCCGCTCGCCGGGGTGCTGCCCGCCGAGGTCGCCGCCCCCATGGCCGGCTGGTACGCCGACAGCGGCGCCGAACTGCGCACCGGCGCGCGCGTGGAGCGCGTCGAGGACGGCGCGGTGGTGCTCGCCGACGGCACCCGGCTGCCCGCGGGCGCGGTCGTCGTCGGCATCGGCGCCCGCCCCGCCACCGGCTGGCTGACCGGCTCCGGCATCGAGCTGGGCGCGTCGGGCGAGGTCGTCACCGACGCCCGGCTGCGCGCCTCCGCGCCCGATGTGTACGCCGTCGGCGACTGCGCCTCCTTCCCCTCGGCCCGCTACGGCGAACGCCTCCTCGTGCACCACTGGGACAACGCCCTCCAGGGCCCGCGCACCGTCGCCGCGGGCATCCTCGGCGAGAGCACCGCCGTCTACGACCCGGTGCCGTACTTCTGGTCCGAGCAGTTCGGCCGCTTCGTCCAGTACGCGGGCCACCATGCCGCCGCCGACCGGCTGGTGTGGCGCGGCGACCCCGCGGGACCCGCCTGGACGGTGTGCTGGCTGCGCGCGGGCCGCCTGGTCGCCCTGCTGGCCGTGGGCCGGCCGCGCGATCTCGCCCAGGGCCGCAAGCTGATCGAGGCGGGCCGCGTCCTGGACCCGGAGGCGGTGGCGGACCCGGCTCGCCCTCTGAAGGACGCCACGACGGATTAGCGCCCCGAAGAGGCGCGGGGAACCGCGCGACCGGCCACGACGGAGCCGCGCTCGGCCACCGGCACAGAGCGCCGCTCCCGGCCGAGCGCCTACCCTGTACCCGTGACCGAGATTGACACGAAGATCGACGCTCTCGTCCCCGCCTGGCTCACCCTCCCCGACATCGCCGAACAGTTCGGCATCGAGGTGACGCGTGTGCGGCAGCTGGTCAAGGACGGCCAGCTCATCGCCGTACGCCGGGGTGAGAACCGCGCGCTGCACGTCCCCGCCGCCTTCATCGACGGCGACCAGATCGTCAAGGGCCTCACCGGGACCCTGACGCTCCTGCGGGACGACGGCTTCACGGCCGAAGAGATGATCGAATGGCTCTTCACCCCCGACCCGACCCTGCCCGGCACCCCCGCGCAGGCCCTCAGCGAGAATCGCGGCACGGAGGTGAAGCGCCGCGCCCAGGCGCTCGCCGTCTGAGCCCGACCACCTGAGGGGGTGGCGTACGACGCCCCGCGCGCCGTACGCCACCGCCCGCCCAGCACACACCGACCCCCGGGGGCCCACGCATGTCCGACTCCGCCCGCGCCGAACTCGCCGACGCCCGGCTGTACCTGTGCACGGACGCCCGCAGGCGTCAGGGCGACCTGCCGGAGTTCCTGGACGCGGTGCTGGCCGGCGGTGTCGACATCGTGCAGCTGCGCGACAAGGGCATGGAGGCCGCCGAGGAACTGGCCTGCCTGGAGGTCCTCGCCGAGGCCTGCGCCCGGCACGGCCGGCTCCTCGCGGTCAACGACCGGGCCGATGTCGCGCACGCCGCCGGCGCCGATGTGCTCCACCTCGGCCAGGGCGACCTGCCGGTCCCCGCGGCCCGCGCGATCCTCGGCGACGACGTGCTGATCGGCCGCTCCACCCACGCCGAGGACGAGGCCGCCGCAGCCGCCGTCCAGGACGGCGTGGACTACTTCTGCACCGGGCCCTGCTGGCCCACCCCCACCAAGCCCGGCCGCCCCGCCCCGGGCCTCGACCTGGTCCGGTACACGGCCGCGCTCGGCACCGAGCGCCCCTGGT is a genomic window of Streptomyces sp. WP-1 containing:
- a CDS encoding NAD(P)/FAD-dependent oxidoreductase, yielding MSEQTAQEGTAGVRRVVVAGAGMAGVQTAVALRERGFAGDVTVVGAEPHQPYDRPPLSKAVLLGKAEGSAFDLDFDALGVGLRLGCEVLGARPADHELDTEAGPVPYDVLVLATGAEPVNLPGTEGVPGVHLLRTLDDAERLRPVLARQHDIVVVGAGWIGAEFATAAREAGCAVTVVEAADRPLAGVLPAEVAAPMAGWYADSGAELRTGARVERVEDGAVVLADGTRLPAGAVVVGIGARPATGWLTGSGIELGASGEVVTDARLRASAPDVYAVGDCASFPSARYGERLLVHHWDNALQGPRTVAAGILGESTAVYDPVPYFWSEQFGRFVQYAGHHAAADRLVWRGDPAGPAWTVCWLRAGRLVALLAVGRPRDLAQGRKLIEAGRVLDPEAVADPARPLKDATTD
- a CDS encoding Rv2175c family DNA-binding protein — encoded protein: MTEIDTKIDALVPAWLTLPDIAEQFGIEVTRVRQLVKDGQLIAVRRGENRALHVPAAFIDGDQIVKGLTGTLTLLRDDGFTAEEMIEWLFTPDPTLPGTPAQALSENRGTEVKRRAQALAV
- the thiE gene encoding thiamine phosphate synthase — protein: MSDSARAELADARLYLCTDARRRQGDLPEFLDAVLAGGVDIVQLRDKGMEAAEELACLEVLAEACARHGRLLAVNDRADVAHAAGADVLHLGQGDLPVPAARAILGDDVLIGRSTHAEDEAAAAAVQDGVDYFCTGPCWPTPTKPGRPAPGLDLVRYTAALGTERPWFAIGGIDLGNLDEVLEAGARRVVVVRALTEADDPGAAAAEFARRLRRS